In the Rhizophagus irregularis chromosome 10, complete sequence genome, one interval contains:
- a CDS encoding uncharacterized protein (SECRETED:cutsite_AFP-MA; SECRETED:prob_0.4118); SECRETED:SignalP(1-21), with protein sequence MKLNLVLSVFFSFALIPQAFPMALNFDKRRFAQEHTAKAEATYTAVRNISLGTGKEQQAGDLSGAMVRALLAKAPTCDQQDRADEIIDLAIEIGGDKKEKLIKVAKTYRQLERNTPKAGQPSELCKKKPRHKELDGLVQAQDPTGKGKDPDPPTHPKPKDPKKPKDPEKPKDPKKHEKPKADPVQTVDDDDDCDDDDDDDDDDCDCEEEDDDY encoded by the coding sequence ATGAAGTTAAATTTGGTACTTTCCGTTTTTTTCTCGTTTGCTCTTATTCCTCAAGCATTCCCTATGGCTTTGAACTTTGACAAAAGACGTTTCGCACAAGAACATACTGCAAAAGCTGAGGCTACCTACACGGCAGTAAGGAATATATCTTTAGGTACTGGTAAAGAACAACAGGCTGGTGACTTATCTGGTGCAATGGTAAGGGCTCTTTTAGCAAAAGCACCAACTTGTGATCAACAAGATAGAGCTGATGAAATCATTGACCTTGCAATTGAAATTGGAGGagataaaaaagagaaacttATTAAAGTTGCCAAAACATATCGTCAACTGGAACGAAATACTCCAAAAGCAGGTCAGCCATCCGagctttgtaaaaaaaaaccaaggcATAAAGAACTTGATGGATTAGTTCAAGCACAAGACCCAACCGGAAAAGGTAAAGATCCCGATCCTCCTACACATCCTAAACCAAAAGATCCCAAGAAACCAAAAGATCCTGAGAAACCAAAAGATCCTAAAAAACATGAGAAACCGAAAGCAGACCCAGTACAAACtgtagatgatgatgatgattgtgatgatgatgatgatgatgatgatgatgattgtgattgtgaagaagaagatgatgattatTGA